The proteins below are encoded in one region of Lactuca sativa cultivar Salinas chromosome 3, Lsat_Salinas_v11, whole genome shotgun sequence:
- the LOC111912957 gene encoding protein FAR1-RELATED SEQUENCE 5-like → MDLSFPNDFDDRTEINKVETASVDDEFLSSEDEFCSTYDDNPSFEKFDMMHHHNEGEFTFPKNIYETIQLTEFTDIEPCKDRKGDCIAQQFVIADMYGKYACVAGFYVRKSTNKRNCAIGYMKYLLCNREGFPNTSPIDIFDPKTKKNNHPLISRDNMLFSRHHRQLDDTQKSFILTMSNQNIGATIAYSDAQMLVDKLNNRKKNVKNFSFEYRVENKKLNTLFWANETSKISYKEFGDVVSFDATFRTNRYHMIFVPFTGIDNHKRCQTTTVGLFDQDPAMKKAIEAIFPRSIHRFCMWHITSKLPLKVSLNIVNNLEFCKNLNFLIWNSRLEVDEFEVGWKSLLNEYKLTDNKWLDDIHGLRHFWIPTFFKHVPLSGLMTTTSRSKSENSAFHQNSHYGFTVLHFMISFEAAMEK, encoded by the exons ATGGATTTGTCATTCCCTAACGATTTTGATGATAGAACCGAGATCAATAAAGTTGAAACTGcatcagttgatgatgaattcTTGTCAAGTGAGGATGAATTTTGTTCAACTTATGATGATAATCCCTCTTTTGAAAAATTTGACATGATGCATCACCACAATGAAGGGGAGTTCacatttcctaaaaatatttatGAAACAATTCAACTTACTG AGTTCACAGACATTGAACCATGTAAAGATAGAAAAGGTGATTGTATTGCTCAACAATTTGTAATAGCCG ACATGTACGGAAAATATGCATGTGTAGCAGGTTTTTATGTTAGAAAGTCAACAAACAAGAGGAATTGTGCAATTGGGTACATGAAATATCTTCTATGTAACAGGGAAGGTTTCCCAAATACATCTCCTATTGATATTTTTGatccaaaaacaa AAAAAAACAATCATCCACTTATATCAAGAGACAACATGTTGTTTTCACGTCATCATAGGCAGTTGGATGACACTCAAAAATCTTTCATTCTTACAATGTCTAATCAAAATATTGGTGCAACCATAGCTTACAG TGATGCTCAGATGCTAGTTGACAAGCTGAATAACAGAAAAAAGAATGTTAAGAATTTTTCTTTTGAGTATCGAGTTGAGAATAAAAAGTTGAATACTCTTTTCTGGGCAAATGAAACATCCAAGATTAGTTATAAAGAGTTTGGTGATGTAGTTTCTTTCGATGCTACTTTTCGAACTAATAG GTACCATATGATTTTTGTTCCTTTTACTGGAATTGATAATCACAAGAGATGT CAAACAACCACTGTTGGTTTATTCGACCAAGATCCTGCAATGAAGAAAGCCATTGAAGCTATTTTCCCACGATCAATTCATAGGTTTTGCATGTGGCATATCACATCTAAATTGCCATTGAAG GTTTCTTTGAACATTGTCAACAATCTAGAATTTTGTAAAAATTTAAACTTCTTGATATGGAATTCGAGGCTTGAAGTTGATGAATTTGAGGTAGGGTGGAAGTCCTTACTGAATGAATACAAGCTCACAGATAATAAATGGTTGGATGATATTCATGGCCTGAGACATTTCTGGATACCTACATTCTTCAAGCATGTACCTTTATCAGGATTAATGACAACGACATCTCGTTCTAAAAGTGAGAATTCTGCATTTCACCAAAACTCTCATTATGGTTTTACTGTTCTCCATTTTATGATTTCTTTTGAAGCTGCTATGGAGAAGTAG
- the LOC111912958 gene encoding protein FAR1-RELATED SEQUENCE 12-like: MRTPFELERNASLFYPQTVSRHVQNEMYLSMVSCSQICISTFEDVDECLVKEFIHYNSSNSNGSHIDPEVENDYQWDILIRESTYKFQQFGILCRHIFIVIKSYNIKEIPSKYLLRCWKKDIIPTKLLKRCFRYADSDETTQRVALDIFSTVDNCVSSLSNDHTKLNEYLHEIKQMEEKFLSNFRTHDK, translated from the exons ATGAGGACACCATTTGAGCTCGAGAGAAATGCATCTTTGTTTTACCCTCAAACTGTTTCTCGACATGTTCAGAATGAGATGTACTTGTCTATGGTTTCATGTTCACAAATTTGTATCAGCACATTTGAGGATGTTGATGAGTGTCTTGTCAAGGAATTTATCCATTATAATTCTTCTAATTCAAATGGTTCTCATATTGACCCCGAAGTTGAAAATGATTATCAATGGGATATACTTATACGCGAGTCTACTTACAAG TTTCAGCAGTTTGGTATTTTGTGTCGCCACATTTTTATTGTAATTAAGTCATATAACATCAAAGAGATCCCTTCCAAATATTTACTTAGATGCTGGAAGAAGGACATCATCCCCACAAAACTATTGAAAAGATGTTTCCGATATGCTGATTCTGACGAGACTACCCAAAGAGTTGCACTTGATATATTTTCTACTGTTGACAACTGTGTATCTTCTCTCAGCAATGATCACACCAAATTAAATGAATACTTGCATGAAATAAAGCAGATGGAAGAAAAGTTCCTTTCCAATTTCAGAACTCATGATAAATGA